The genomic stretch ATATCCAGCGTCTTGCCGAGCTCGATTTTCATGCCGAACTTGCCCGCCACGCGCAAAACCCGGTCCTGGGCTTTGCCTGCGGGCTGCTGCTGAACCTGCTGCGCGACCTTCCGGTCTGCCGGGCCATCTATGAGGAGCGCAATCCGGGCCTGCGCGAGACAGGCATTTTCTACCAGATCGAGCTGATCAAGGCGATCCGCGCCAGGGACGCGGCGAAAGCGCGCGCCATCATGGCGGAACATATGGTCGAGGCCGAGGCTTACATGCTTGAGCGCGAACGCCTGAACGCCGCGCGCAAGCCGGGTCGCGACAGCGACCACGCGTGACGAGCCGGGAGAATGCCGATGAAATGCGCACACACGATCCACGACCATCAGGGCCATCTCGGCTGGGACCGGTCGATCGATCCGGTTCTTGTCGCCCGTTCCGGCGAGACGGTCGCGTTTTCCTGCCGCGATGCCGGCAACGGGCACTATGGCCCGGAGAGCACGGCAGCGGATATCCTGACGGCGGAGCCTGGCCAGGCCAACCCGCTGACGGGCCCGCTCTATGTCGAAGGGGCAAGGCCCGGCGATGCGCTGAAGGTCACCGTCAACGAATTCGCGCCGTCAGGCTTCGGCTGGACGGCGATCATTCCCGGATTCGGCCTTCTGGCGGATCAGTTCTCCGGACCGCGGCTCAAGCTCTGGAACTATGAGACCGATATCTCGCAACCGGCCGTTTTCAATGCGCTGGCGCGCATTCCGCTGCGCCCCTTCATCGGCACGATCGGGGTCGCCATGGCCGAACCCGGCAATCACGCGGTGATCCCGCCGCGCCATGTGGGCGGCAATATGGACATTCGCGACATCGCGGCCGGCACCACGCTCTATCTGCCCGTGGAAGTCGAGGGCGCTTTGCTCTCCATCGGCGACACCCACGCTGCCCAGGGAGACGGCGAGGTCTGCGGCACGGCGATCGAGAGCGCCATGGATGTTTCCGTCACCGTCGACGTGATTGAAGGCGCCGCGCCGAAGACGCCGCATTTTTCGACGCCCGGTCCGATTGCGCGCCATCTTGACGCGGCAGGCTACGAGGTCACCACCGGCATTGGACCCGATCTGATGGACGCGGCACGCACGGCCGTCTCCAACATGATCGAACACCTGGCAAAGACCCGCAATCTCGATCCGGCCGACGCCTATATGCTGTGTTCGGTCGCCGGCGACCTGAAGATCAGCGAAATCGTCGACGCCCCCAACTGGGTGGTGTCGTTCTATTTTCCACGGATCGTGTTCGAATAGGGCCAAACGAAAAGGCGACCGGAAAACCGGTCGCCCTGCAATCGCTTCACGGGAAAAGAGGCCAGGGCCTCAGGCGGCCTTGGATTCGCCCTTGAGGCTTTCCAGAATGTTCTGCGGCGCGGAGACGCCGTAGGGGTCGGTCTCGCACAGGTCGGAGAAGCCTTCTTCCTCGAACCATTTCTCGACGACGCCGTCATTGATCACGGCAGCGTAGCGCCAGGAGCGCATGCCGAAGCCGAGATTGTCCTTGTTGACCAGCATGCCCATCTTGCGGGTGAATTCGCCGGAGCCGTCCGGGATGACCTTGACGTGCTCGAGATTCTGGCCCTTTGCCCAGGCGTTCATCACAAATGCATCGTTGACCGACATGCAGTAGATGTCGTCAATACCCTGGGCCTGGAATTCGGGGAAAAGCTTCTCGAAGTCGGGCAACTGGTAGGTCGAGCAGGTCGGCGTGAAGGCGCCCGGCAGCGAAAACAGAATGACCCGCTTGCCCTTGAAGTAGTCGTCCGAGGACATGTCCTGCCAGCGGAACGGGTTCGGTCCTTCGATGCTTTCATCGCGAACACGCGTGCGGAAGGTTACGTTCGGAACTCTGCGACCGATCATCTCAATCTCCTGTTGTCTTCAGCCCTTGAGAAGGAATTCTGTTTTGGAAAGGTTGAGGGATTTTATCAATTTTCAAATCGGAATAAAGGTAAAACCTTAGAATTATTCCAATCTGATGGCTGCCATGCGCGCAACGCATGGCAATTCCCTCATCTCAGCCAAGCAGTTTCAATGTGATAGCGGCCAGGCGCCATTCAACCCGATGGCACTGCGTCATTCCGACGCACCCCGACAGCGCCCGCGCTCAGTGACGCGCGAGCGCCATGGAACCGCCGGCGAAGATCAGCGCAGCGCCGACGGCGCGGTTCAGCTGCACGAACACCCGGCTGGATGCGATGAAACGCCCGAGCAGCGCGCCGCCGGCGACATAAAGGCAGACGGCAACGACCTCCATGACCAGAAAGGCAAGCCCCATGGCCGTCAGTTGCGGCCAGATCGGCCCGCCCTCGACGATGAACTGCGGAAAGAAGGCGGTGAAGATGGCGATCGCCTTCGGATTGGTGATCGCGATCGAGAAATCGCGCCGCATCAGCGCGGCGATGCTCGCGTCAAGCGCCTGCATCTCGGCAAGCGCCCTCGCCTTGATGAGGATCTGGATGCCGACATAGACGAGATAGACCGCGCCGACGAGCTTGATGACCAGAAACGCGGTGGCGGACGCGGCAAGAACAGCGCCGAGCCCGGCGACCGTGATCGCGATCAGAAAGGCAAAGGCCGGCATCCGCCCCATGCCGCCGAGCAGGCCACGCACCGCGCCGAGCCGCGCGCCGTTGGAAAAGGCCAGCATATTGTTCGGTCCCGGCGCGCAGTTGAGCGCGAAACAGGCCGGTATGAATACTTCCCATGCAGTCATGCGGCCCATCCTACGGGTTTGGCGACGCCCCCGAAACAGGCTTCGCGCCGTTTGCCAAAATCAAAACAGGAAATACCGCTGCGCCATCGGCAGAACATCCGCCGGCTCGCAGGTCAGCACCTCGCCATCGGCGCGCACCTCGTAGGTTTCCGGATCGACGGAGATGTCCGGCGTTGCCGAATTGTGCACCATCGAGGCCTTGGAAATGCCGCCGCGCGTATTCTTGACCGGCAGAAGCTGCTTGGCAACGCCCAGCTTGTGGGCCAGGCCGGCATCAAGCGAGGCTTCGGAGACGAAGGTGACGGAGGAATTGGTGCGCGCCTTGCCGTAAGCGCCGAACATGTAGCGGTAATGCATCGGCTGCGGCGTCGGGATCGAGGCGTTCGGATCGCCCATCTGGGCGGCCGCGATCGTGCCGCCGATGATGATCATTTCCGGCTTGACGCCGAAAAGCGCCGGGTTCCACATGACGAGGTCGGCCCGTTTTCCCACTTCCACCGAACCAATCTCGTGGGAAAGTCCGTGGGCGATCGCCGGGTTGATCGTGTATTTGGCGATATAGCGCTTCACCCTGAAATTGTCGTTCTGACCGGTCTCCTGCGCCAGACGTCCGCGCTGACGCTTCATCTTGTCGGCGGTCTGCCAGGTGCGGATGATGACCTCGCCGACGCGGCCCATGGCCTGGCTGTCCGACGAGATGATGGAGAAGGCGCCGATATCATGCAGGATGTCTTCCGCCGCGATCGTCTCCTTGCGGATGCGGCTCTCGGCAAAGGCGATGTCTTCCGGGATCGACGGCGACAGGTGGTGGCAGACCATCAGCATGTCGAGATGTTCGGCGATCGTGTTGACCGTATAGGGCCGCGTCGGGTTGGTCGAGGACGGGATGACGTTGGAAAGGCCGCAGATCTTGATGATGTCCGGCGCATGGCCGCCGCCCGCGCCTTCCGTGTGGAAGGCGTGGATGGTGCGGCCCTTGAAGGCCGCGACCGTGTCCTCGACGAAGCCGCTCTCATTGAGCGTGTCGGTGTGGATCATCACCTGGACGTCGTATTTGTCGGCCACGGTGAGGCAGTTGTCGATCGCCGCCGGCGTCGTGCCCCAGTCCTCATGCAGTTTCAGCGCGGCAGCGCCGCCCAGCACCTGCTCCTCCAGCGCGCCCGGCAGCGAGGCATTGCCCTTGCCGGAAAAGGCGAGGTTCATCGGGAAGGCGTCGGCAGCCTGGATCATCCGCTCGATATGCCAGGGACCGGGCGTGCAGGTGGTGGCGAAGGTGCCATAGGCCGGCCCCGTGCCGCCGCCGAGCATGCAGGTGAGGCCTGACATCAGCGCCTCCTCGATCTGCTGCGGGCAGATGAAGTGGATATGGGCGTCCATGCCGCCGGCGGTGACGCACTTGCCCTCGGCCGAAATCACCTCCGTGCCCGGCCCGACGATGATGTCGACGCCGGCTTGCGTATCCGGATTGCCGGCCTTGCCGATGCCGGCGATGCGGCCGTCCTTGATGCCGATATCGGCCTTGACGATGCCCCAGTGGTCGATGATCAGCGCATTGGTCATCACCGTGTCGACCGCCCCCTCGGCCCGGCTTGCCTGGGACTGCCCCATGCCGTCGCGGATCACCTTGCCGCCGCCGAACTTCACCTCGTCGCCATAGTGGGTAAAATCCTTTTCCACCTCGACGAAGAGTTCCGTATCGGCAAGGCGCACCTTGTCGCCCGTGGTCGGCCCGAACATGGACGCATATGAGGCGCGAGACATCTTGAAAGGCATGGAATTCCTCCTGGGGCGGAAAGCGTTATACGGCGGCGCCGTCGTAATGCTGCGAGCTGAGGCTGCGGGGATCGACGCCGTCGAGGCAATTGGCGTTGACCGCGACCATGTCGGCCCCGTCAGGGGCCGTGACATAAGCAAAGCTCTCGATACCGCAAGTCTTGCAGAACAGGTGATGGATCTGGCGCTTGTTGAACAGGTATTCGGTCAGGTTGTCCTCGCCGCTGTTCAGCGTGAAGTCTTCGCGCGGCGCAAACGCCAGCACCGAACCGAGACGCCTGCAGCGCGAGCAATTGCAGGTGACGGTGTGGCCGAGTTCGATATCAACATCGAAGTCGACCGCTCCGCACTGACAGCTTCCGTGGTAATGCTGAACAGCCATGATCAAAGCTTTCCCATGATTTCCTGTCGGAACCCGTAGACCGTGCGGTTGCCGGCGAAGGGCACCAGCGTCACGTCACGGGTCTGGCCCGGCTCGAAGCGAACGGCCGTTCCGGCTGCGATATCGAGCCGCATGCCGCGCGCCTTGTCGCGCTCGAAGGCAAGCGCCGGATTGGCCTCGAAAAAGTGGTAATGGCTGCCCACCTGAACCGGCCGGTCGCCGGTATTGGAGACAGTGATGGTGACGGTCGGCAGACCGGCATTGATCTCGATTTCGCCCTCTGCGGCGATCAGTTCACCGGGGATCATGTCTTACCTCCTCACCTGATCGGCTCATGCACGGTCACCAGCTTGGTGCCGTCGGGGAAGGTCGCTTCCACCTGCACGTCGTGGATCATTTCCGGCACGCCGTCCATCACCTGGTCGCGGGTCAGCACATGGGCGCCCGCCTCCATCAGCTCGGCCACGGGGCGGCCGTCGCGCGCACCCTCGACCACATAGTCGGTGATCAGCGCGATGGCTTCCGGCCAGTTGAGCTTGACGCCCCGTTCCAGCCTGCGGCGCGCCACCATGGCGGCCATGGAAACCATAAGTTTGTCCTTCTCACGCGGCGTCAGGTTCATGCGTCACTCTCTCGCTGTCACGGCTTGCGGATTTCATAGATGCCAGACTTTCGGCAGATTTTCATTCTCCCGCAAGACCCTTAAGGCGGGAATCAGGCTTTTTCTCAACTGGTAGCCGTCGGGGGCGACGACACGGGCGACGAGCTTGCCGTTCCACTCGCTGGCGCCGCCGGCAGACGTCCCGAGGGCCTCGCGCACCCTGGGCATCAGCGCTTCGGCGCGGGCCCCGCAATAGAGCAGCGTCGCAAAGGCGACATCGCCGCCGAGCACGGCGGCCTGCGATACGAGATTCTCGATATCGCCGGTCATGCGCACATCCTCGGCATGGATCAGCGTGCCTTTCCGGCGCACCCGCCAGCGATCCCGGAACTGGCCGCGCCGCACCGCCTCGCCCATGGCCTTGCGGCCGAGGAGCACCGCCTCGATCGCCAGAAACTCGGCCGTTTCGGCAAGGTCGACGTCCAGCCGGCGATGCAGAGCGGCTTCATCGAAAAGAATGGTTTCCTGTGGCAGCCAGTCGAGCCTTGCGCCCTCGCCGACGCGCAACTCGCTGTCGATCGTCGCCGGGCCGCCATCGGACCTGTAGATCTTCTCGCAGGCCTGCGTGGTGACCGTCAGCGTCGTGCCCGGATCGGCCGTCATCACCCATTGCAGCCGGTCGCCGCCGGTCAGCCCGCCGGAGGTGTTGATCAGCACGGCCTCCATGGACCCGTCGAAGCTCTCGGGGATGCGGATCTTGGCAGCCCCCTCCTGATAGAACTCATCAAGCCGCGTCCTGCCCGCGGAAAGCTTGGCCCTGACCTCGCCCCTGCCGAAGGTGCGCTGCGCCCGTCCCGGCATGTCCCGGATCAAGACGTCCACTCCGTCCCGGGGGACGCTTCCTCCAAGCCGCATTTTCTCTGACCGCACATTGATTGACCTCGTATTTTCTTCTCACACAAGGAAAAGCAAGTTTCGTGCCGCCAGCGAAATGAATTTCGTTTTTCGCTGAAAACCGAGGCATCCGCGGCTCACGCATCCCGGTTTTGTGGACACAATAGCAGCACATGCCCGCCTGACGCGCACATTTTCTCCGCAGGCTGCGCGCGGAAGCATCAGACGGTCA from Martelella sp. AD-3 encodes the following:
- a CDS encoding LysE family translocator gives rise to the protein MTAWEVFIPACFALNCAPGPNNMLAFSNGARLGAVRGLLGGMGRMPAFAFLIAITVAGLGAVLAASATAFLVIKLVGAVYLVYVGIQILIKARALAEMQALDASIAALMRRDFSIAITNPKAIAIFTAFFPQFIVEGGPIWPQLTAMGLAFLVMEVVAVCLYVAGGALLGRFIASSRVFVQLNRAVGAALIFAGGSMALARH
- a CDS encoding urease subunit beta yields the protein MIPGELIAAEGEIEINAGLPTVTITVSNTGDRPVQVGSHYHFFEANPALAFERDKARGMRLDIAAGTAVRFEPGQTRDVTLVPFAGNRTVYGFRQEIMGKL
- a CDS encoding urease subunit gamma is translated as MNLTPREKDKLMVSMAAMVARRRLERGVKLNWPEAIALITDYVVEGARDGRPVAELMEAGAHVLTRDQVMDGVPEMIHDVQVEATFPDGTKLVTVHEPIR
- a CDS encoding GFA family protein, producing MAVQHYHGSCQCGAVDFDVDIELGHTVTCNCSRCRRLGSVLAFAPREDFTLNSGEDNLTEYLFNKRQIHHLFCKTCGIESFAYVTAPDGADMVAVNANCLDGVDPRSLSSQHYDGAAV
- a CDS encoding urease accessory protein UreD, whose translation is MPGRAQRTFGRGEVRAKLSAGRTRLDEFYQEGAAKIRIPESFDGSMEAVLINTSGGLTGGDRLQWVMTADPGTTLTVTTQACEKIYRSDGGPATIDSELRVGEGARLDWLPQETILFDEAALHRRLDVDLAETAEFLAIEAVLLGRKAMGEAVRRGQFRDRWRVRRKGTLIHAEDVRMTGDIENLVSQAAVLGGDVAFATLLYCGARAEALMPRVREALGTSAGGASEWNGKLVARVVAPDGYQLRKSLIPALRVLRENENLPKVWHL
- the ureC gene encoding urease subunit alpha, translating into MPFKMSRASYASMFGPTTGDKVRLADTELFVEVEKDFTHYGDEVKFGGGKVIRDGMGQSQASRAEGAVDTVMTNALIIDHWGIVKADIGIKDGRIAGIGKAGNPDTQAGVDIIVGPGTEVISAEGKCVTAGGMDAHIHFICPQQIEEALMSGLTCMLGGGTGPAYGTFATTCTPGPWHIERMIQAADAFPMNLAFSGKGNASLPGALEEQVLGGAAALKLHEDWGTTPAAIDNCLTVADKYDVQVMIHTDTLNESGFVEDTVAAFKGRTIHAFHTEGAGGGHAPDIIKICGLSNVIPSSTNPTRPYTVNTIAEHLDMLMVCHHLSPSIPEDIAFAESRIRKETIAAEDILHDIGAFSIISSDSQAMGRVGEVIIRTWQTADKMKRQRGRLAQETGQNDNFRVKRYIAKYTINPAIAHGLSHEIGSVEVGKRADLVMWNPALFGVKPEMIIIGGTIAAAQMGDPNASIPTPQPMHYRYMFGAYGKARTNSSVTFVSEASLDAGLAHKLGVAKQLLPVKNTRGGISKASMVHNSATPDISVDPETYEVRADGEVLTCEPADVLPMAQRYFLF
- a CDS encoding acetamidase/formamidase family protein, encoding MPMKCAHTIHDHQGHLGWDRSIDPVLVARSGETVAFSCRDAGNGHYGPESTAADILTAEPGQANPLTGPLYVEGARPGDALKVTVNEFAPSGFGWTAIIPGFGLLADQFSGPRLKLWNYETDISQPAVFNALARIPLRPFIGTIGVAMAEPGNHAVIPPRHVGGNMDIRDIAAGTTLYLPVEVEGALLSIGDTHAAQGDGEVCGTAIESAMDVSVTVDVIEGAAPKTPHFSTPGPIARHLDAAGYEVTTGIGPDLMDAARTAVSNMIEHLAKTRNLDPADAYMLCSVAGDLKISEIVDAPNWVVSFYFPRIVFE
- a CDS encoding peroxiredoxin; this encodes MIGRRVPNVTFRTRVRDESIEGPNPFRWQDMSSDDYFKGKRVILFSLPGAFTPTCSTYQLPDFEKLFPEFQAQGIDDIYCMSVNDAFVMNAWAKGQNLEHVKVIPDGSGEFTRKMGMLVNKDNLGFGMRSWRYAAVINDGVVEKWFEEEGFSDLCETDPYGVSAPQNILESLKGESKAA